One Arcobacter sp. FWKO B genomic window, ATCATCAACTTTACTTGAACTTTTTGTAAAACTTTTTGTTACAACAGGCTCTATTTTGTATTCTGTAGCAACAAGAGTTGAAGTTAATGCAAAACATGCACAAGCACTTACTAATATTTTTTTCATTCATCATCCTTATTGATATATTTTTGCAATTATATCATAATTTTGTAGACACTCATAATAAATAGAATTTTAAGTTTTTTTTTTAATATTCTTTTATGTTGAAGTTGTCAAAGTTGATTGACATAGACTCAAGTTTATGCTATAATAAGACTAATATATTATAATTTTTATTTAGGAGACATAAATGTCAAAAAGTTTATATGAAACACTAGAAATAAATGAAAATGCAACAGCTGATGAGATTAAAAAAGCTTATAGAAAATTAGCTAGAAAGTATCATCCTGATGTAAATAAGGATACTGGAGCTGAAGATAAGTTCAAAGAAATTAATGCAGCTTATGAAGTTCTTAGTGATCCACAAAAAAAAGCTCAATATGATCAATATGGAGACAATATGTTTGGAGGGCAAAATTTTCATGATTTTGCAAGAGGACAAAGTGGAGCTGGTATTGATCTAGATGAGATATTAAGATCAGTTTTTGGTGGCGGTGGTGGCTTTGGCTCAAGAGGTTTTGGTGCTGGGGGTTTTAGAGAAGCTAATTTTAATGGATTTGGTGGATTTGGTGGTGCTGAACATATGGATCTTGATTTGGAAACACAAATTACAATACCATTTAATGTGGCAGTACTTGGTGGAAAACATCATATAAGTCTAAGGGATGGAACATCATTTGATGTAAAAATACCTGAGGGGATAAAAGATGGACAGAAAATTAGAGCAAAAGAAAAGGGAAGAAAAGTAGGCTCTCGAGTAGGAGATTTGATTATAAAAATTAATATTGCCCCTAGTGATGAATATACTCGCGATGGAAGTGATTTGATTAAAAATTTTGATGTTAGTTTAAAAGATGCGATGTTTGGTGGAAAAGTTGAAATTACAACATTACATAAAACTATATCATTAAAAGTTCCTCAAAATACTAAACAAGGACAAAAATTTCGTGTAAAAGAGCTCGGAATTCTTGATAAACAACGAGGACAAAAAGGTGATTTATATCTAAAAGCAAATATCGTATTACCAAAAATAGAGAATATTGACAAAGATTTATTAGAGCTTATGGAAGCAAAACTACCTAAGGAGTAAACAATGCAAAATAGTTACTATGAGCCAGTTTATTTGATTAGTGCAGTTGCTGAGATTTTAAGTATTCATCCCCAAACTTTAAGGCAGTATGAAAGGGAGGGCTTAATAAAGCCTTCTAGAACAAATGGCAGAATAAGGTTATATTCTCAGCATGATATTGAAAATATTAAAATAGTTTTAAAACTTACAAGAGAACTGGGTGTTAATTTATCTGGTGTTGAGATTATTTTAGAGTTGAAAGAGCAAATATCTTCTTTGGAAGAAGAGTTAAAATTTTATAAAAATAAACTAAAAGAAGCAAATAAATTTGGAGTAGTACCATCAAATAAGGCTTTGGTTGTTAAAAAAAGTTTATATGATATAGTAATTTTTGAAGAGTAATATTTTAAGAAGCCTAATCTAGGCTTCTTATCTATTCGTCGTCATTTTCGTTTTCATTCCCACTTCTACTTCTAGCTACTAGGTGTATAGGTACACCTTCAAAATTTAGATTTTCTCTTAGTGTATTTATCAAATATCTTTTGTAGCTAAAATGCAATAAGCTAGGGCGATTCATAATAAGTGCAATAGTAGGTGGCTGAGTTTTATATTGTGTTGAATAATAAATTCTTAGCAATCTTCCATTAGGACTAGGTAATGAGTGTCTTATAATAGCTTCATTGATTATAGTATTTAGTTTTGAAGTAGGTATTCTTTGTGAAAAGTTTTCATGTACTTGTATGATTTTATCTTTTAATTTATCTATACTTCTTTTTGTTTTTGCTGATACTGCTATGATTGGGGCATAGTGTAAGAATTTGAATCTTCTTCTTACTTCGGCAACTATTTTTTCATAAGTATCCATATTTTCATCCCATTTATTTAGAACTATAATTACACCAAGAGCAAATTTATCCACAAGACCAGCTATTTTTTCATCCAAATCAGCTAGTGGGGCACTAGCATCAAGTATTAAAAGTGCAGTATTTGCATTTTCAAGCATCTCATTTGTTCTCATAAGGGCAAACTTCTCAATACCTTCTATTCTTCCTCTTCTTCTAAGACCAGCAGTATCTACAAAAGTAACTTTTTTGTCTTTGTATGTTACTGTTTCATCTACTGGGTCTATGGTTGTCCCCGCTACATTACTTACTACCGATCTTTCATATCCTACTAGAGCATTTAAAATAGAGCTTTTACCTACATTTGGTCTACCAATTATTGCTACTCTTACCTCTTCATCGATAACTTGTTCTTTTTTAGATGGATTTTCCTCTTCTTCTAATAAATCCTCTAGAGCAATATCATCATCTTCTTCATACTCAAAATCATCTTCATCTCGATATTCTTGTGAGTCTTCTGGTTCTGGTAGTTGAGCCTCTAACCATTCAAGAAGTTTTCTAGTTCCACGATTATGTGATACAGAAATAGGAAATACTCTATCACTAGGAACTCCAAATTCAAAAAATTCCCAAACTCTTTCCATTTCTTTATCATTGTCAATTTTATTGATTACAAGTGCTAGTGTAATACCTAGTTTTTGTAATTCATAAAATAATTCTTTATCTTTATCATCAGGGAGTTTTTTCCCATCCACCATAAATAATATAATATCTGCCATCTTAGCAGTTTCTACTGACATTTTTTTTACATTTGAAAATATTGCATCATTTGTTTCATCTATTCCACCAGTATCAAGCAAAAGTGCAGGTCTATCGAATATGCTGATTTCTTGTTTTCTTATATCTCTTGTTGTTCCACTTACATCACTAACAATAGCTACTCTTTTTTTGAGTATTCTGTTAAATAACGAGCTTTTACCGACATTTGGTTGCCCAATGAGAGCAATTTTTTTTAGTTCCATTCTTACCTCTAATCATTATATGACATATTATACCTAAAAAAAGCTAAGAAGTTGATATTTATACTTTTTAGGTATAATTGCGAAAAAATTAAGGATATATATTTTGGACGCAGATGTAAAAAAAGGTATTTATTACATGTTGTTTGCATCATTTTTATTTGCTTTTATGGGCGCTTTTGCAAAAGAGTTAAGCAATTCGATGAGTTCAGTGGAAGTTGTATTTTTTAGAAATCTTTTTGGTGTGATAGCCATAGGGTATATTTTGTATAAATCACCTATCAAACACATAGGTGGTAAACCTTTTTTACTATTTTTTAGAGGTTTTATTGGATTTTGTGCGTTATTGATGTTTTTTTATAATATTGCTAATATCTCACTAGCTGAAGCTATGACATTTTCTAAAACTTCTCCTATATTTACAGCTATTTTAGCCTACTTTATACTAAAAGAAAAACTAAATTTTTATGCTTGGTGTGGTGTATTTATAGGTTTTGTTGGAATTATGTTTATTACTAGTTTTAACCCCTTGACACTAAGCAAAACAGATTGGTTAGGGATTTTAAGTGGTCTAGGTGCTGCTATGGCTTATACTAGTATAAGAGAGCTAAAAAACTATTATGATACTAAAGCTATTGTATTTTCATTTATGGCTGTTGGTACAGTTGGTCCACTTATTTTGATGTTGATAGGTAATTTTTATCATAGTAGTTTTTGGGATTTTGCAATAGCACCTTTTGTTATGCCCAGTGGAATGGATTGGGTTTATATTGGACTTTTGGGACTTTTTTCTACATATGCTCAAGTTTATATGACTAAAGCATATTCATCCACAAAGGCTGGAATAATTGGTACTATTAGTTACACCAATATAATTTTTTCTATCATTTTAGGTATGTTTTTAGGGGATAGTTTCCCATCGTTTATGGTAAGTTTTGGTATAGTATTGATTATTTTAAGTGGGGTTTTAGTAGCTACTAATAGTTCGATTAAGTCGTGAATTGTGAGTTGTAAATTGTGAGTTGTTAAGGAGTTTTATTTGATTTGGTTTTTAGTTATAGTTTTAATACTTTTTTTATGGTTTGTGTATGATAAATATATACAAAGAAGTCACCAGCTTTTAAAGAATTATCCAGTTATTGGAAGGCTTAGGTATGTTTTTGAAGAACTTAGAGAACCACTTAGACAATATTTTGGTGATGAGAAATTTTATGAATCAAAAGACAAGCTTGATTGGGTATATAAAGCAGCAAAAGATTTGCCTAATTATGCCTCTTTTGCACCAGCCCAACCAATACCAAAACCAAAATTTATGCTCAAACACGCTAATTTGGTCTACAATGACGATGAAGTAAGTGATGACTTTAGTATCATATTTGGAGAAAATAGAAAAATCCCATATGTATCCAAATCCATCATAGCAAGGTCAGCTATGAGTGATGGAGCTATTTCACCAGAAGGAACAAGAGCTTTTGTTAAAGGGGCTTTTTTTGGTGGTTTTGCTATCAATAGTGGTGAGGGTTCGATAACATCAAACTTTTTTATAACTCATGTAGATTATAATGATTGTTATATGGAGATAGTTGAAGGGAATAAATTTCAGCAAAATGTTTTTTTGATATTAAAAAAACTTGTCAATGGTAACTTTGCAGCGGATGTTTATAGAAAAATGGTTTTCAAAGGCTCAATAGTCGGTGAAACTTATGTGTATGATGCAAAAACAAAGAGATTTCATAGACCAAATTGGAATGCACCACTAGAAAATTTCCCAAAAGAAGTGCCATCTGATATGCCAGATATTATATGGCAAATAAGCTCATCACTTAATGGCTGTAGAGACAAAGATGGTAAGTTTGACCCAATAAGATACCAAAAAGTTATGAGTTTTTGTCGTATGACTGAGATAAAAATATCTCAAGGGGCAAAACAAACTGGTGGAAAACTAACTGCCAATAAAGTAAGTGAAGCAATAGCATATTATAGAGGGATAGAACCTCATAAAGATTTCTTTGCACCAAATCGTTTTCCATATGCAAATAGCACAGAAGAGTTGCTTGATTTTGTAGGGGAGCTTCAAAATTTGAGTGGTAAGCCTGTAGGTATAAAGATTGTAATATCTGATTATGAAAATATAGAGCCTATTGCAAAAGAGATTAAAAGACGAATAGATAGTGGTGATAATAGATACCCTGATTTTATCTCTATTGATGGTGGAAGTGGAGGAAGTGCAACTGCACCGATAGAGATGATGGAAAGAATAGGGCTAAATATAAAAGATAGTGTTTATTTGGTAGATAAAGTATTAAGAAAGTATAATATCAGAGATAAAGTCAAAATAAGTGCTAGTGGAAAGATACTAACTCCTGATGATGTGATTTTGACCCTTGCAATAGGTGCTGATTATATTCAAATAGGAAGAGGTTTTATGATGAGTGCAGGGTGTATTAGGGCTAGATATTGTAGTGGTACGACTGGGCGTAATTGTCCTGTGGGACTAGCTACTCAAGATAAGTCTTTAAGAAGTAAGTATCTTGTGTATAAACACGCTGATCATATAAAAAACTATCATAAAAATATACTAAAAAGTATGAAGACATTGCTTGCAGTTATGGGTCTGAAGCATTATAAAGAACTTAGCAAAAAAAATCTTATGTTTTTGGATTCTAATAGTAGGGTGCATGATGATATTGATAAAGTATTTGAGAGAAAGTTGGATTTGGAGAATTAGTTGGTAGATGGTAGATCGGAACGCCGACTTTCTCAAAAAAAGTCGGTTTTGAATTTTTAGTGAGGGAAAAATGGAAAAATTAATAATTATAGCTGGTCCTTGTGTGATAGAGAGTAAGGAAAATATTTTTAAGATAGCAGAGGGTTTAAAAAAGTTAAGCCAAGATGAAAGGGTTGATTTTTATTTCAAGGCAAGTTTTGATAAGGCTAATCGAACTAGCATTGATAGCTTTCGTGGTCCTGGGCTTGAAGAGGGGATGAAAATACTTGCTGAAGTAAAAAAAGAGTTTGGGTATAAAATTGTGACTGATGTTCATGAGTCTTGTCAGGTAGAACCTGTGGCAAAAGTGGCTGATGTGGTGCAAATTCCTGCGTTTTTGTGTAGACAAACTGATTTACTTGTAGCTGCTGGTAAAACAAATGCAAAAGTAAATATAAAAAAAGGACAATTTTTAGCAGCTGCTAGTATGAAACACCCCGTGGCAAAAGTACTTCAAACAAGAGGTGAAAAAACTGTAAGCTATGAAAATAGCAAAAAAAATGGTGTATGGCTTTGTGAAAGAGGAAATACTTTTGGATACGGTGCTTTGGTTGTGGATATGAAAAACTTAATCGCTATGAGAGAATATGCACCAGTATTATTTGATGCTACACATTCAGCTCAAGTACCAAGTACAGGTGAAACAACGGGGGGAAATAGTGCTATAGTACCATCATTAGCTAGGGCAGCTGCAGCTGTAGGAGTAGATGGGTTTTTCTTCGAGACACATTTTAATCCAGCTTGTGCACTAAGTGATGGACCAAATATGCTCACACTTGAAGATTTATATAAAACTATAGAAGAAATTTTTGCTATTAAAACAGCATTAAACAATTGATAATTTATAATAAGATATAATACAAACATAAAATTTTGGAGAAAAACTATGAATATAATTGAAGGAAAGTTAAGACTTGAAGGCAATGAGAAAGTTGCTATAATAAACGGAAGATTTAACCATATTATTACAGATAGATTGGTTGAGGGTGCAAAAGATGCATTTATAAGACATGGTGGAGATGAGAAAAATCTTGATTTGATACTAGTTCCAGGTGCATTCGAAATACCAATGGCACTTAAAAAAGCTTTACAATCAGGTAAATATGACGCAGTATGCTGTGTTGGTGCTGTTATTAGAGGAAGTACTCCGCATTTTGATTATGTTGCAGCTGAAGCAACAAAAGGGATAGCTGGTGTTGCTTTAGAATTTGGTAAGCCTGTATCAAATGGTGTACTTACAACTGATACGATAGAACAAGCAATAGAAAGAGCTGGAAGCAAAGCTGGAAACAAAGGTGCTGAAGCTATGACAGTAATCATAGAGATGTTGAGTTTATATAGTTCTATGGGTGTGAAATAATGGCAACTAGAACACAAGCAAGAGAGTCAATAGTTGGGCTTTTGTACGCTTATGATTTGGGAAATGTAAATATTTCAAAATTTAGTGATGAGATACTTGAAGACAAAAAAATCAGAAATAAACAAAAAGATTTTGCAAACGCACTTTTTAAAGGTGTAATTGAAAATCTTGATGCAATAGACAAAGAGATTGAAGAACACCTTACAAAAAACAATATTGATGCTCTTGGAAGTGTTGAGAAAGCAATTTTAAGACTTGCTGTTTATGAGATACTTTTTAGTGGTTTGGATAAGCCTGTAATTATAAATGAAGCAGTTGAAATAGCTAAAAAACTAGCAAGTGATAATGCACCTAGACTTATCAATGGTGTACTTGACAGCATTATGAACAAGGCAAAATAAGTATGAAACTATGTGTTGCACTTGATCTTGACAAAAGAGAAGAAAACTTAAAAATCATAAAAAATATAAAAGATTTTGATGTTTGGCTAAAAGTTGGATTAAGATCATATATTAGAGATGGACAAGATTTTTTAAAAGAGATCAAACAAATTAATCCAAATTTTAAGATATTTTTAGATCTTAAACTTTACGATATACCAAATACAACTGCTGATGCGGCTTTTGAGGTAGCTCAACTTGGTGTAGATATGTTTAACATTCATGCAAGTGCTGGTAAAGAGGCAATGCATGCTGTGATGAAAAGATTACAAGATATGGATAATCGTCCAAAAGTTTTGGCGGTTACTGCTCTTACAAGCTTTGATGAAGTAGGGTTTAGAGATGTATATAATCAAGACTTAACTCAAACTGCTATCAAATTTGCAAAAGATACATATGCGTGTGGACTTGATGGTGTTGTGAGTTCTGTTTATGAAAGTAAAGCTATTAAAAATGCTACAAGTAATGAATTTATAACTTTAACTCCTGGAATTAGACCTTTTAGTGAAGATAGCGGTGATCAAAAAAGAGTAGCCGATATAAATATGGCAAAAGAAAACCTAGTAGATTTTATCGTAGTGGGGCGACCTATATATAAAAGTGATGACCCTAAAGGTGTAGTGGAAAGAATTTTAGAAAATATCTAAAATTCGCACTATTTTTAAGTAACTATTTAGTTTACAAAAGATATAATACCAATCTCAAAACGAGTGAAGTGAAAGTTTCCTTGAAATGAGATAAAGATGGACAGATGGGTGAGTTGGCTGAAACCACCTCCCTGCTAAGGAGACGTACTGGCAACGGTACCGAGAGTTCGAATCTCTCTCTGTCCGCCACCTATATATCCAAATACATCCATACAACTCCAACAATCCCCTTAAAATCGAACTTCTTACATTTTTACAAGTCCGAATGAGTCCACATAAATCTATGTACATCCAAGCTTTTTTATGGTAGTTTTTATGGTAACATTTTTTTTGTTTCAGTTATAACTAAATATAATATAGGCATAATAGCTATTGATAACTATGTAACAAATAAAAGGTAGAAGCCTTAATGGAAACTCTAAAAGATATTGAAGATTTTATTGATGTTACAAAAAAAAGAATAGCTTTATTTGAGTCAAAGCTTAAAGAGCATGAAAGTGGCGTTTCTAGAATGTCTGCAATGGCTAAAGCTTCAAGTGAAACTAAACTTGATGAGATGTTAAACTTACTTCAATCTTATGAAGCCAAAAGAGATGAGTTAGTTAAAATTGACTCTGAAGTACTGAAAAAAATTGAAGATGAAGCAAGGCTTCAAGAACTTAAAATATATGCTTTAAATCAAAAAAAGCGTATTCTATCAAATATTGAAATATCAGATGAAATAAAAAAAGAGATTCTTAAAACACTTGATGAATTGCCTTCTAATATTATATTTAGGGATGAGGAATTGATAGATTTAGCTGAAAAATCATTGCAGTTAAATTTACGAGAAGTTGATGAACATTTAAAAACTATAAAAAAGATTAAGATAGATTTTGATGGGTTATTTAAAAATATAGATACAAGTGATATAAAAGAAATTGATTTTTTAAATAATCAGATTTTGGTTTTGACTTTGCAGTTTCACACATTTGTAGAGAATCTAAATGAAGCTTATAAAGATGAAAATAAAAAATTTGCTGGATTACCAAAATATGAGGATTGGTGGATTGATGAGATGTGGTTTAGCCATTTGGCTTATTTTTCTCTTTTGAAATGGAAAAAAATCATTAAAAAGTTTTGCCTTACAAAGCTTCAAAAAAAATCTTGGAATATAATATTTGCAAACTGGGTTTCAATCAAAGATGTTGTAAATGGATTTGGTGAAAAAGGGTATGAATATCAGTTTGCATTTGATAGTTTAATCTTAAAATATGCACAGCTTAATGAGGAATTAGTTGATAAAAATCTTGAAAATATAGAAAAATTTATGACTCAAGAGACAAAAAAAGAAGATTTTAGTATAAAATATGCCAAACACAATAGAACCACATCTTATTTGCTTTATAAACGAGAAAGATTAAAGGGGTTAAGTTGAAGACTTTAATTGCATTAAATAATCTAATCTCGGAATCTGAAGCTATGGTAAAGATGTTTAAGCGTCAATTACAAGATCATGAATCAGGGGTTAATAGACTCTCTAGAGTCATAAAAGCTTCAACTGAAACTAATTTGATTGAAAATAGTGAAAAACTAGAATATTACTACTCTATGTTAAATGATCTAAAAGAAAAAATAACCATAGATAATGAATATCTTGAAGAACTACAAAATGCTATTAAAAGACAACAATCTTTTAATTTAAAAAAATTAAGATTAAAAAAATTTGATGAAATACAAATTCCAAGTGATAAAAAACTAGAAGCAATGAAGATATTTGACGAGTTTGTTTTAGATGAGATGATAATACAAGATGATGCTTTTGAGATTTTTATAAAAACCAATTTAGTTGAAGAAGAAAAATTAGAAGATACTCGCATTAAATTTCTTGAAATTTATAACGATTTTAAATCTAGGTTAAAAAATATTAAAGAAGAAGACATATCTAATATGGGTTTTTTGGACTACAAAATAGTTTTTGTTGTCTTTAATTTACATATATTGGTTGAAGATATTAAAGAGATGATGACTCCTACGCCAGATATTGAAGAAGTTATTGGTGAAAATAAAGATGAAACAATTGCTGGTGAACAAAAAGAGATACAACAGCCACAAACTACTTTTAAAGGATTTCCAAAGTTTGAAGATTGGTGGATAGATGAACTTTGGAAAAATCCTGAGGCATACTTAGCTTTATATAAATGGAAAACAATAATTAGTAAAATATGTATTACATATGAGCATAAAAATATATGGAAAGAGATATTTCAAAATTGGGTTTTTATCAAAATGTTACTTAATACAAAAAAAGAAAGAGCATTTGCTTATTCATTTGCATTTGATAGTGTTATGAAAAAGTATGGTGAAATTGAAGAGGAATTAGACGATTCAAATATTGAGGCTTTAGAAAATATTATTCATAGAATTATTTTAAAAGAAGATATGGTTAGTGTAAAAAAAGACCATCATCTTGTTACATCATATGTTGAGTTTAAAAGAAAAAAGCTTTTGGGTTAGTGCTCGTGTATTAATAACAAATTATCAGGAAAATAAATGCTCTTTTACTTTGTGCATCATATTGAAAAAGTAACTGCTATAAAGCTTTATATATGGCTAAAACATTAGGACGAAATCGTACAGTTCAAGAGGTAGTTTAGAATTATTTAAAAATAATCTTATTGACTTATTAACTCATATTTTTGACATAATTTTATTTTACAATTCCTATCCGTAGATGAAAAAGATCAAAAGGAGAGGTTATGGAAGATGTAATATTTTTGTCAATTTGTGGAGTTATTGTTGCTTTATCTGTTTATATAAACAAGAAAGACTTGGAAGTAGGGATGGACTAACAAGTGAAAATGGTAGGGCTTTTACAGATATATCTTCATATACTAAGTTTTGCTGAAAACTCCATAGTATATGTAAGAATATATCTACTTGTATGGAGATTTTTGACTGGATTGATTTAGGTAGAAACTTGTTTTATATTGTAGTTTATCTATTTTATTCTGCAAGATTATGTTTTTGTATTACTTCTTCCAAAGCTTTATAGAGGTCTGTTGAGTTGATTGGTTTTACTATAAGTGAACTTTGTAGTTCTCTTATAACATCGATATACTCTGACTCATTATGCCCACTTACGAAAATTACTTTTATATCATCTAAAAACTCTTTTATATTTTGTACCATCGTTATACCATTCATTTTTGGCATACTTATATCTGTAATAACAAAATCAATATTACAATCTTTACACATCTTAATAGCATCAAGTCCATTGTCTGCAAAATAAGCACTTTTGAACAATATTGGTAAAGTTTCTTTCATTGTGTTTAGTACAAACTCTTCATCATCGACGAACAACACATCAAAGTTTTTGATAACTTTTTTAATTTCAGTTTTTGTCATTTTATACCTCCAGTTTATTTTATGTAGTATAAAAGAAAAAAGTGTTGTTTTTGTGATAATAAATATTATAGTCTAATTTTTT contains:
- the ribH gene encoding 6,7-dimethyl-8-ribityllumazine synthase, whose product is MNIIEGKLRLEGNEKVAIINGRFNHIITDRLVEGAKDAFIRHGGDEKNLDLILVPGAFEIPMALKKALQSGKYDAVCCVGAVIRGSTPHFDYVAAEATKGIAGVALEFGKPVSNGVLTTDTIEQAIERAGSKAGNKGAEAMTVIIEMLSLYSSMGVK
- a CDS encoding DMT family transporter, yielding MDADVKKGIYYMLFASFLFAFMGAFAKELSNSMSSVEVVFFRNLFGVIAIGYILYKSPIKHIGGKPFLLFFRGFIGFCALLMFFYNIANISLAEAMTFSKTSPIFTAILAYFILKEKLNFYAWCGVFIGFVGIMFITSFNPLTLSKTDWLGILSGLGAAMAYTSIRELKNYYDTKAIVFSFMAVGTVGPLILMLIGNFYHSSFWDFAIAPFVMPSGMDWVYIGLLGLFSTYAQVYMTKAYSSTKAGIIGTISYTNIIFSIILGMFLGDSFPSFMVSFGIVLIILSGVLVATNSSIKS
- a CDS encoding heat shock protein transcriptional repressor HspR, whose translation is MQNSYYEPVYLISAVAEILSIHPQTLRQYEREGLIKPSRTNGRIRLYSQHDIENIKIVLKLTRELGVNLSGVEIILELKEQISSLEEELKFYKNKLKEANKFGVVPSNKALVVKKSLYDIVIFEE
- a CDS encoding response regulator; the encoded protein is MTKTEIKKVIKNFDVLFVDDEEFVLNTMKETLPILFKSAYFADNGLDAIKMCKDCNIDFVITDISMPKMNGITMVQNIKEFLDDIKVIFVSGHNESEYIDVIRELQSSLIVKPINSTDLYKALEEVIQKHNLAE
- a CDS encoding FMN-binding glutamate synthase family protein: MIWFLVIVLILFLWFVYDKYIQRSHQLLKNYPVIGRLRYVFEELREPLRQYFGDEKFYESKDKLDWVYKAAKDLPNYASFAPAQPIPKPKFMLKHANLVYNDDEVSDDFSIIFGENRKIPYVSKSIIARSAMSDGAISPEGTRAFVKGAFFGGFAINSGEGSITSNFFITHVDYNDCYMEIVEGNKFQQNVFLILKKLVNGNFAADVYRKMVFKGSIVGETYVYDAKTKRFHRPNWNAPLENFPKEVPSDMPDIIWQISSSLNGCRDKDGKFDPIRYQKVMSFCRMTEIKISQGAKQTGGKLTANKVSEAIAYYRGIEPHKDFFAPNRFPYANSTEELLDFVGELQNLSGKPVGIKIVISDYENIEPIAKEIKRRIDSGDNRYPDFISIDGGSGGSATAPIEMMERIGLNIKDSVYLVDKVLRKYNIRDKVKISASGKILTPDDVILTLAIGADYIQIGRGFMMSAGCIRARYCSGTTGRNCPVGLATQDKSLRSKYLVYKHADHIKNYHKNILKSMKTLLAVMGLKHYKELSKKNLMFLDSNSRVHDDIDKVFERKLDLEN
- the pyrF gene encoding orotidine-5'-phosphate decarboxylase, which gives rise to MKLCVALDLDKREENLKIIKNIKDFDVWLKVGLRSYIRDGQDFLKEIKQINPNFKIFLDLKLYDIPNTTADAAFEVAQLGVDMFNIHASAGKEAMHAVMKRLQDMDNRPKVLAVTALTSFDEVGFRDVYNQDLTQTAIKFAKDTYACGLDGVVSSVYESKAIKNATSNEFITLTPGIRPFSEDSGDQKRVADINMAKENLVDFIVVGRPIYKSDDPKGVVERILENI
- the kdsA gene encoding 3-deoxy-8-phosphooctulonate synthase, with the protein product MEKLIIIAGPCVIESKENIFKIAEGLKKLSQDERVDFYFKASFDKANRTSIDSFRGPGLEEGMKILAEVKKEFGYKIVTDVHESCQVEPVAKVADVVQIPAFLCRQTDLLVAAGKTNAKVNIKKGQFLAAASMKHPVAKVLQTRGEKTVSYENSKKNGVWLCERGNTFGYGALVVDMKNLIAMREYAPVLFDATHSAQVPSTGETTGGNSAIVPSLARAAAAVGVDGFFFETHFNPACALSDGPNMLTLEDLYKTIEEIFAIKTALNN
- a CDS encoding DnaJ C-terminal domain-containing protein; this translates as MSKSLYETLEINENATADEIKKAYRKLARKYHPDVNKDTGAEDKFKEINAAYEVLSDPQKKAQYDQYGDNMFGGQNFHDFARGQSGAGIDLDEILRSVFGGGGGFGSRGFGAGGFREANFNGFGGFGGAEHMDLDLETQITIPFNVAVLGGKHHISLRDGTSFDVKIPEGIKDGQKIRAKEKGRKVGSRVGDLIIKINIAPSDEYTRDGSDLIKNFDVSLKDAMFGGKVEITTLHKTISLKVPQNTKQGQKFRVKELGILDKQRGQKGDLYLKANIVLPKIENIDKDLLELMEAKLPKE
- the der gene encoding ribosome biogenesis GTPase Der, producing the protein MELKKIALIGQPNVGKSSLFNRILKKRVAIVSDVSGTTRDIRKQEISIFDRPALLLDTGGIDETNDAIFSNVKKMSVETAKMADIILFMVDGKKLPDDKDKELFYELQKLGITLALVINKIDNDKEMERVWEFFEFGVPSDRVFPISVSHNRGTRKLLEWLEAQLPEPEDSQEYRDEDDFEYEEDDDIALEDLLEEEENPSKKEQVIDEEVRVAIIGRPNVGKSSILNALVGYERSVVSNVAGTTIDPVDETVTYKDKKVTFVDTAGLRRRGRIEGIEKFALMRTNEMLENANTALLILDASAPLADLDEKIAGLVDKFALGVIIVLNKWDENMDTYEKIVAEVRRRFKFLHYAPIIAVSAKTKRSIDKLKDKIIQVHENFSQRIPTSKLNTIINEAIIRHSLPSPNGRLLRIYYSTQYKTQPPTIALIMNRPSLLHFSYKRYLINTLRENLNFEGVPIHLVARSRSGNENENDDE
- the nusB gene encoding transcription antitermination factor NusB; amino-acid sequence: MATRTQARESIVGLLYAYDLGNVNISKFSDEILEDKKIRNKQKDFANALFKGVIENLDAIDKEIEEHLTKNNIDALGSVEKAILRLAVYEILFSGLDKPVIINEAVEIAKKLASDNAPRLINGVLDSIMNKAK